Sequence from the Paralichthys olivaceus isolate ysfri-2021 chromosome 1, ASM2471397v2, whole genome shotgun sequence genome:
TACCAAAGAACAGAGTGAAGGTGAAAGACCAGAGGCTAAATGTGGCAGAGTTCTCCAGAAATCTTTGTGAGGTCATCAAGACATCCCTGATAGATGTGAAAGACACCATAAGCATTGAAAATATGGTTGGTAAAGCTGTTGAACTTGACCTGTCTGTGGACGAGAGCAAAACTGACGCACAAAGAAAAGCTGCTGAGCATTTTGCAAAAGAAATTGCGGAGCAGTCGATACAAGACTACAAAAAGCAGCAACTGCCATTGCAAggagaaaaatggaaaagatTGTCACAGTTACAAATGAAAGAATGGAGGTTGAATAAAGATGGGGGCCTGGGAGTGGAAGTGAGCGCATCTCAGCTACAAGAAGAACAACTTAAAATCAGAAGGGAACTGAATGAAAGCAAACAATCCATAGCATTAAAGAGCTTTATTGAACACTTGTCGAAATGGGACCAagaaaaaagagatttttttctAAAGTGGATGAAATTCAATCTGAATGCTTATTCAAGAACAAAAGTGTTCGAGCTGCGCAACAAATTCAAAGAGCAATGCAGGAAGAAAGACGTCAAACTCATAGCAGAGTTAGACCAAGCTTTGATGGATAGCTCTTTGGGAACAGAGCATTACATGAGAGAGATGGGACTGATCTATGAGTTCTCAACTAACAGCTCAACAACAGCTGATGAAATATCCCACCTCCCAGGTTTGGCAGCTGAAATGCTGTTGGATGGATATCCTTTAGAGCTTTTGGACGGAGATGCTTCCAACGTCCCAGAGAGATGGGTGACAGATGTGCTGATGGAGCTTCACAAGAAGGTTGGGCAGAGGAGCAGACTGTTGGTACTGACTGTGTTGGGTGTTCAGAGCACCGGTAAGTCAACGCTCCTCAACACCATGTTTGGTGTGCAGTTTCCTGTCAGCAGCGGCAGATGCACAAGAGGAGCTTTCATGCTCTTCCTCAAAGTTGGAGAGGATTTGAAAAGTGAGTTaaactgtgattttattgtCCTCATTGACACAGAGGGTCTTAAGTCTCCTGATCTGGCACAACTGGAGGACAGTTATGAGCATGACAACCAGCTAGCAACTTTTGTCATTGGCTTGAGTGATGCCACCATTATCAACATCGCAATGGAAAACGCAGCAGAAATGAAAGATGTCCTGCAAATTGCTATCTACACGTTATTGAGGATGAAGATGACCAGTAAAAAGccagtttgtcattttgttcaCCAGAATGTTTCATCAGTTTCAGCTCAAACAAAGAccatgacagaaagaaaacatctcttGGATCAACTCAATGAAATGACTCAAATCACagctgaaatggaaaaaaaaccttctaTCAAGGAATTCACAGACGTGCTGGACTATGACATGGACAAGAACAACTGGAACATCCCAGGACTCTGGCATGGAACACCACCAATGGCACCAGTGAACACAGGTTACAGTGAAGCTGTAGCACATTTCAAGAAGAATCTTTTACAAACAGTGAAGAGGGACCCACTTAAAGAGTTCTCACAGATCCCAGAGTTTCTGGAAATTATGAGAAATCTCTGGAGGGCGGTAAAATGTGAAAACTTCATCTTCAGTTTCAGGAACACTCTTGTGTCTCATGCTTTTAACAACCTGTGCAAAGAGTTCAGTCAGTGGGAATGGGCCTTCAGAAAAAGGATTCTCTCCTGGCAAACACAAGCAGAGTCAGGAattctgcatgtgcacagtCAGTCCGACACAGAAGCTTGGAACACGGAGGTTGCATCAAAAAAAATCGAGGCTTCACAACAAATcgaaacagaggagagaaaaatgaaggaaaaacttATCAACTActacagaacaaaagaaaaactagtGCATCTGATCGAGGCCTTTGTTAAAGATGTTTTAGAAAGTATCAGCAATCTTGcaaatgaaatcaaactttGTGTGAACAACAAGTTTGATTTTTGGCTTAAGCTTAGACAACAAGCTCAAGAAAATGAGAGTCAAATGCAGGTTAATGTTGAACACTGGGTGACGAGTCTATTAAAAGATCATAAACACTGCACACTGTCTGAAGAGCAACTAACTAAGAGGTTTGATAAGATGTGGACCGGTTCTGTCAAACAGGATGTGCAGGACATTGAAAGCCGACAAAAAATGGTTTCTTTTGAGATAAAAGGTGACCATCAGTTGGAcagcaaaaatgacaaaacCACAGAACTCCAGAACTTAGCAGAAAGTATCATACATTCATGTACACAGTGTGTACTTGATAAagtaaagacaaacacagatgttgATGATGGAATAACAACTGAACTCCTGGAAAAAGTGGATAACTCCCTTCAAGAAAGCTGTAAGCTTTGGCAAAACAAGTTCGAGTTTGACCTGAAACTTCACATATGTGGCATCGCCTCCAGGGAATGCCtcaaaatgaaggaaaacatcCAGTTATTTACTGATCCCAAACAACAGCTGGAGAAAAAGAAGACTCGGTATCTGTCAGACTTTCTTGATCTGTACAAACAAAGATATCACAGCCTGCATGAAGCAACTAACTTTGTCCAGTCGTGTATCAAACCTGCTGTGGAACAGTTCATCTGTAGATCTCTGGGAGTTGACATTGTGGATGACATTTTGACGAGTTTCCATTCAACAAAGTATAGTTCTCGCACAATCTTCCAGTACAACATTCAGAAAGAGTTGCTGCTAAATGAAGACTTCAAGAGTTTTGTCAGCTTCATTGATAACTATGAAATATATGTTAAAGATTGGATATTTCAACTCATCCTGCAAAAGATGTCAGCGGACAAGACTTTGTGCAAACTGAAGAACAATAATCTACAAGtcattgacaaaaaaatatcaGAAGCGATAGACCGGGCAgcaaaagaagaagatggaggtcTGCTGCCAGACAACAAGGAAAGCATCACAAAGCTAATCAGCAACATGcacaaatatttaatcaaaGACATCTTAGTTTCAGTGGAGGCTGAAAAAGCCACCTTGTTTCAAATCCAAAGCTCatgtcattcattcatcagctgCCTCAAGATCTCAATGAAGGACTTGACGGATCAACTTGAAGAGGAGTTCTCAAACTCTGACGACATCACTGAGACGCTGAACAAGCTTCCTATCAAACCACAGGATGAGCTTTTCAAGCGAGTGTTTGGTTGTGGACAACAGTGTCCATTTTGTTATGCTCCCTGTGAGGCGGGTGGCACAGAACACAAGCAGCATCATGCAGCTATTCATTGGCCACAAGGTCTTGGCAGAGTCAAGTGTGAGTCAAGTAGGAGGCTGGTTAACTCACTGTGTACAACTGACGTACACAGTGATCGTGAATTCAGAAACTCGGACACCAAAGGGGAGTGGCGTCCTTACAAGGACTACACTGACTACTATCCAGACTGGATCATTCCTCCAGACCCCACCATAGAAGCATCTGACTACTGGAAGTATGTCCTGGTACGATACAATGACAGATTTGCTGAAGAATACAAAGTCAAACCAGCTGAAGTTCCAGAGGCCTGGAAGAGACTCACAAAGGAACAAGCTCTGAAGGGTTTGACAGATGCCTTCAACATGAAGAACATGTACGACACAAAACTTTGACAAGTATTTCTAAACAAATAATTTATAGAAGCATGAATGTTTCTTTCAGAAATGTAAAccctggaagaaaacaaaagagcagagggatgaattcagtttaaaaaagacTTTGTACACCAAATCTGGTTTTT
This genomic interval carries:
- the LOC138410599 gene encoding up-regulator of cell proliferation-like codes for the protein MDKRPEATALLDFLSKVGLERFYPNKLTLQFLLEINKSSIYEEPEESARTLPWCFLRKLFEVNAKCRSCQHESNTIEENDNANENLFELDLTTSDDSTDDKVNPLDLIVALFLCADSFLQQEMALKMSMCQFSLPLLLPRGHKSQCTLMLWALRDIVKEWCPHDMSQSRGFVEDNIIQANIPIYSFVRLKNSSLSKSQFLNHVLSSGQQNCNIFIHRDVEGGAVKREIANGLVEVCWYLPCGNESFDVFPGPVTFANLRGDIHDSLTQFNFLFHVSTATFVFLDSVEENEHKILSSLQDVKSKLFLVLNRKGGNAREEMMSVKRLVDELGLPKNRVKVKDQRLNVAEFSRNLCEVIKTSLIDVKDTISIENMVGKAVELDLSVDESKTDAQRKAAEHFAKEIAEQSIQDYKKQQLPLQGEKWKRLSQLQMKEWRLNKDGGLGVEVSASQLQEEQLKIRRELNESKQSIALKSFIEHLSKWDQEKRDFFLKWMKFNLNAYSRTKVFELRNKFKEQCRKKDVKLIAELDQALMDSSLGTEHYMREMGLIYEFSTNSSTTADEISHLPGLAAEMLLDGYPLELLDGDASNVPERWVTDVLMELHKKVGQRSRLLVLTVLGVQSTGKSTLLNTMFGVQFPVSSGRCTRGAFMLFLKVGEDLKSELNCDFIVLIDTEGLKSPDLAQLEDSYEHDNQLATFVIGLSDATIINIAMENAAEMKDVLQIAIYTLLRMKMTSKKPVCHFVHQNVSSVSAQTKTMTERKHLLDQLNEMTQITAEMEKKPSIKEFTDVLDYDMDKNNWNIPGLWHGTPPMAPVNTGYSEAVAHFKKNLLQTVKRDPLKEFSQIPEFLEIMRNLWRAVKCENFIFSFRNTLVSHAFNNLCKEFSQWEWAFRKRILSWQTQAESGILHVHSQSDTEAWNTEVASKKIEASQQIETEERKMKEKLINYYRTKEKLVHLIEAFVKDVLESISNLANEIKLCVNNKFDFWLKLRQQAQENESQMQVNVEHWVTSLLKDHKHCTLSEEQLTKRFDKMWTGSVKQDVQDIESRQKMVSFEIKGDHQLDSKNDKTTELQNLAESIIHSCTQCVLDKVKTNTDVDDGITTELLEKVDNSLQESCKLWQNKFEFDLKLHICGIASRECLKMKENIQLFTDPKQQLEKKKTRYLSDFLDLYKQRYHSLHEATNFVQSCIKPAVEQFICRSLGVDIVDDILTSFHSTKYSSRTIFQYNIQKELLLNEDFKSFVSFIDNYEIYVKDWIFQLILQKMSADKTLCKLKNNNLQVIDKKISEAIDRAAKEEDGGLLPDNKESITKLISNMHKYLIKDILVSVEAEKATLFQIQSSCHSFISCLKISMKDLTDQLEEEFSNSDDITETLNKLPIKPQDELFKRVFGCGQQCPFCYAPCEAGGTEHKQHHAAIHWPQGLGRVKCESSRRLVNSLCTTDVHSDREFRNSDTKGEWRPYKDYTDYYPDWIIPPDPTIEASDYWKYVLVRYNDRFAEEYKVKPAEVPEAWKRLTKEQALKGLTDAFNMKNMYDTKL